One genomic segment of Erysipelotrichaceae bacterium 66202529 includes these proteins:
- a CDS encoding methyltransferase domain-containing protein, whose product MDKTEQSRRVFDKQAETYDTAIFGSHARELYPFMLEIMIQFPAKDVLDMGCGTCALMKQLYEEDPTRQLTGIDLSEHMLKIGKDVMKEHAVLVQGDALRLPFADSSFDMVYCNDSFHHYPNPKGVLQEVTRVLRYDGIFVLGDCRQGWLSRRIMNLYCHFSKQGDVHMYSEKEIRLLLQKHFHDLHYRKVNTKSFIAWGVK is encoded by the coding sequence ATGGATAAAACAGAACAATCAAGACGTGTATTTGACAAACAGGCAGAAACGTATGATACAGCCATCTTCGGATCACATGCAAGAGAATTATATCCGTTCATGCTGGAGATAATGATTCAGTTTCCTGCAAAAGATGTATTGGATATGGGGTGTGGAACCTGTGCGCTTATGAAGCAGCTCTATGAGGAGGATCCAACACGGCAGCTTACAGGAATCGATCTGAGTGAACATATGCTGAAAATCGGAAAGGACGTGATGAAGGAGCATGCTGTTCTGGTACAGGGGGATGCGCTAAGGCTGCCCTTTGCGGATAGCAGCTTTGATATGGTTTATTGCAATGATTCGTTTCACCATTATCCAAATCCGAAGGGTGTGCTGCAGGAGGTTACAAGAGTGCTGCGATACGATGGGATTTTTGTGCTGGGAGATTGCAGGCAGGGGTGGCTTTCCCGCAGGATCATGAATCTGTACTGCCATTTCAGTAAGCAGGGGGATGTGCACATGTACAGTGAAAAGGAAATTCGGCTGCTGCTACAAAAGCACTTTCATGATTTGCACTACCGTAAGGTGAATACGAAGAGCTTTATCGCATGGGGTGTGAAATGA
- a CDS encoding TetR family transcriptional regulator, with product MVQKRQTRIVKDPMKRKREILDGAMELFAYNGYEQTSMRDIARHLNISLGLCYRYFDSKQKLFQEAMQQYVEDLCASYLVTLHNEALHFHEKLDALFLMLEQEEQQMRYHDFFHRPENIGFHEELAVKLCKYMQPHLQKELHIYLKKHHLKVRHEELLLSFLTYGQIGLHASVNSPNPELLAHLRAYFDLLLKQECIPDDSQ from the coding sequence ATGGTGCAGAAAAGACAAACCAGGATTGTTAAAGATCCAATGAAAAGAAAACGGGAGATACTGGATGGTGCGATGGAGCTGTTTGCATACAACGGTTATGAACAGACCTCGATGCGGGATATTGCCCGCCATCTGAATATATCTCTGGGGTTATGCTATCGCTATTTTGACAGCAAGCAGAAGCTCTTTCAGGAGGCCATGCAGCAGTATGTGGAGGATTTATGTGCTTCTTATCTGGTGACGCTGCATAATGAAGCGTTACATTTTCACGAAAAGCTGGATGCACTCTTTCTCATGCTGGAGCAGGAGGAGCAGCAGATGCGTTATCATGACTTCTTTCACCGGCCGGAGAATATCGGCTTTCATGAGGAGCTGGCTGTAAAGCTGTGCAAATATATGCAGCCGCATCTGCAGAAGGAATTGCACATTTATTTAAAGAAGCATCACTTAAAGGTGCGGCATGAAGAGTTGCTGCTCAGCTTTCTCACATATGGACAGATTGGGCTTCATGCATCTGTGAATTCACCAAATCCCGAGCTGCTTGCACATCTTCGTGCATACTTTGATCTCCTGCTGAAACAGGAATGTATCCCTGATGACAGCCAATAG
- a CDS encoding MarR family transcriptional regulator, which yields MGCEMKLTSSQQMYVQAIDLLQQEQNRVCQIDIAVYLGYSRASVCRAVKRLSSAGLIVVENYAISLSAAGRGEADRLRYVRQAMLAALTAYDCQKSLDMKAVLQLPACWQVVNTFVTSGHTGERSAIIKQTK from the coding sequence ATGGGGTGTGAAATGAAGCTCACATCTTCCCAGCAGATGTATGTGCAGGCCATTGATCTTTTGCAGCAAGAGCAGAATAGGGTCTGTCAGATTGATATTGCCGTATATCTGGGGTATTCTCGGGCCAGTGTCTGCCGTGCTGTGAAACGATTGAGCAGTGCAGGTCTGATCGTAGTAGAAAATTATGCAATTTCTCTGAGTGCTGCTGGAAGAGGAGAGGCAGACCGCCTGCGATATGTAAGACAGGCGATGCTTGCGGCACTTACGGCCTATGACTGTCAGAAGTCGCTGGATATGAAAGCTGTCTTGCAGCTGCCCGCCTGCTGGCAGGTAGTAAATACGTTTGTTACCTCTGGTCATACAGGGGAAAGGTCTGCTATAATAAAGCAAACGAAATGA